The DNA region AATGCCGCTACTCTCCTGCTTGCcaaggcagcagcagcggttTTCGTCAGTTTTTCAGCATCGCAGTGCTTTCATACGCGTCTGAGGCGTAAATTTCGGCTTTTTTCGTCGTCGTTAGAGCCAACTGAGGACACTAGGCGGCTGAGAAAGGAGTGATATGGAAGAATTACTCCGAGCTTAATTTTCCATCCCTTCATTGAACGACTATAATGAATCAAAGCTTAGGTAAAAGAAAGGGAATTTTGTCATGGTTACGCGTAGACGTCTCAAATCTGAGTATTTGCCAATAGTTTCTATGCTCCAGCTGTTTTACTTGTCTGGTAGTATGTTACATATCAGAAACACTGCGTCCATGATGACGTGAAGCTCCCGGCCAGCCTACAACAGCCCCAAAGCCGCGCACTCCTCCTCGATAGCAGAAAGAGTCCGCCGGCCAGCGGTGACGTTGTTGTTCTCGCCATAGCTGCGGACCAGGCGACTGTCGGCCGTGTAGGCAGGCCATCCGATGGCGTCCAGGCCGGCCGTCGAGTCCTTGACGAAAGCGGCGTAGGCGTCCATCATGACGTGGCTCAGCTCGTACTCGAAGGCCGTCGAGTTGCCGCGGAAGTCGGCGTGCGTCCCGAAGATCATGGGGAGCTCGCTGCCGTGGTAAGCGCCCATCCACGGGCGCGGGGACGTGTTGTTGAAGACGGCCGAGTAGTAGTAGCGGTACGTCGTCCTGCCGGCGGCCAGGCGCTCGCTGGAGGCGTGTTAGCTGCCTCGCTGCTGATGAAGGAATCATGGGAGACGAGAAACGCTTACTTGGTGGTCTTGGTGGTAGGACACCAGAAGAAGGTGTAGGACAAgctgtcggcgacggcgggaTCAGGGCCGTTCTCGGCATCGTAgggggcgaggaagaggcccTCGGCAGCGTTgaagccgatgatggcgggcTGAGGGGCAGTCAGCCACGTGAGTTCACACCAAACACGGCCAACTTGTCAAAGTGTATCCTTACCAAGTCAGACATCTCTCCTAGGGCGGCCTTCTCCGTGTAGTTGGCAAAGACGATCTTGTTGTCGACCTGAGGAGAGAAACCGATCGAGGGCGAGACCTCGGAGTCCTTGTAGTCGGCCACAAAACGCTCAAGCTTCTCGGCAGGAATCTTGCGCATGCAtgccagctcggcggcggcgtcggtcaGGTTCCCGCAGCCCAACTGCTGGGCGACGAAAGTGAAGTTGGAGTGGCTGTCGTCGTGGTTCATCAGCTGGTCCAGGTGGGCCGTGCCGGAGTCCATGATGAGGCCCCGGACGATGGGGTCCTCGGCGTAGGCGAAGCTGTAGTAgtcaacggcgacggcgccggccgagtgGCCCCAGATGGTCATGCGGtccgggtcgccgccgaactGGGCGATGTTATCGCGGATCCACTCGACAGCGAAGCGCTGATCCATCAGGCCGAGGTTCTGctcctcgagggccgccGAGTTGGGAAAGCCGAAGAGCTTCATGCGGTAGTTGAAGGTGACCAGGATGTGCGACTGCGAGCGCTGGATCCAGTTCTGCGGCATCTGGTAGGGCACGTCGGTGCCACCCGTCTCGAAACCGCCGCCGTAGAACCAGATGATGACTGGAAgaccctcgtcttcgccctcggtctcggtctgCTTGCCGGCAGGAACAGCGTCGGCGGGGACCCACACGCTGGCGGTGAGACAGTCCTCGTCCATGCCGGCGTCACCGATCATGAACTCGGGGACATCGACGCGCTGGATGGCCGGGTGGATGGAGATGTACTGCCAgcaagaaggagggagagaggtAGCGTTGAGCACGGTACCATTGGCGAAGGGAGAGCTGGACTGCGGGACGACGTAGGGCTGTGGAGGCTCCCATcgcaggtcgtcgaggggcgGCGCGGCGTAGGGGATGCCCAGGAACTCGGCCACCTTGGGGGCGTCGGGGACGATCCGGCCCTGGACCGTGAGGCCGTTTCCGAGTCGGACGCTGGGGCCGGCACTCACcgaggcgaggaggccggcgaagGTGGCTACGAACTTGACGTTACACATCATGAAGTGCAGCTCTTGGGTGATCGCTCGGGTTGGCTTGGCAAAGCCTCAACAAGCAGGGCGCCGAGTATATATTACAGACTGCCTTCGGAACTCGGGGGGCAACTAGGTgcctttttcccccttcttctgACAAGCCCGACATACCTATCCCCCCCGATCCCCTGGATATGGCATCGGAATCCGTCCATGCTCCACCAGCATAGCGACTCTGCGATGCCAGTCTTGGAAGAGAAGAGGTGGCACGGTTGACCTCATCGGAGATTACTGGGCAGAACCCCACACTCTTCAACGCTGGCAACGGCGGTGCTCCATCATACGCGTGAGTGCCATTGGCGAGGGGGAGGGTATGGGCATCCCTATTATGGGCTCATGCGAGTCAAATCCCTGGCCCGCGTCCTCCACCGGGACCTGTCGATCAGCAATCGGACAAGAGCATAGGCTGCCAGTTCCCGGAAGTCAGTCAATAAACGAGGGGAACGGGGCGGTATATTGAAAGATATATTCCACACGTCCCGCAATCCGTCAGGGGTTAGTCATCGGAACACGGACGACTTTGTGGATTCAATGGCAATAGAACCAGACACTGGGGATTCCGTTGCCAAATCGTTATTCACTCCTTGCATAAGTTCATCGAGTCGCCCTTTGTAGCCGGGCAGGCCAGGGCTTCATTACCTCCCTAGCGCTTGGTTTACACGAACAAATCCGATCGTGTGGCTTCTCCCCCATCTTCCATGTCAGGTGTGCCCAAAGAGCACGCCCTAGATCACGAGCAGGCCATGCTTATAACATCCAAAGTGATGGATGGGCAACTCTCCAGGAATGTGCGTCAAAGGACGCACGTCCTTCCCAATGTATCGAAGTACGACTCTGCATCGTCAAAAGAAGCAGGTAGACAATTCCATACAACTCATTTTGGTAGCTGGGTATGTATAATGAGCAGCAACACCTCAAACGGCTAAATAAAGCCTATCAACAACACTGTCCAATTAGACGAAAATCAATGTGGATGGTGTGGAACTTTGTTCTTCCTTTTGGCAAGCCACCAATAAGCTGGATGTGACGCAAGAAGAAAGGTTGCCTTTGCTTCCCCTTCGGTATTCATGTTACGGTTTCTGCCTATCCCCAGTCTTGACTGCTCTCCTCACTTCATTTCACAGATGCTCTTGGGCTTATGTTTTAGAGATGTATATACATATGAGAGTGCAACTAGTACACCGACAGCTGATGTCGACCACTGCTTTCTTACTAAAGCAGGATTCTCCAGTATTTCTCTTCGTTCCGGGAAGGTATTCCTACAAGATGCTAAATTGTCTAGAGAAAATCCAAAGGTTTCGAAGAAACAGATGCTGAGCTGAAGCTGAATGCTTATGTAGATTGCTTCCTGAGTGGACAGGATTTGCGATGATGGAAACATATGGTTCCAGAACTTTACTGCTTCTACCTTGACGAACATTCGGCAGCTTGAGGTATAATAGGCGGCTTGCGCGCTACTCAAGACCTTCACCCAATTGCAAATACGCTCCAATTTCGAATATTAAACCGAGTGTCTAGGCAACAGTCCGATTGAGCCGATGACCATAAAAGAGAGTCGATGGCGTCTCGATAGATGCTCTAACAATACGCCTTCATCTGAGTGCTGTTACACAATTCTCGGTGCCAGTCTCAGGTTGGAATAGATGGGCACCTCGCAGCGATCGGCCAGCCATCAGACGAGTTATTGAAAGAGGTCACAACGCTGGGTGGGCAGAACCCCAATAAGTGTCCACCGCCGAACGGTCATCGTTTATGGCACGGATACAGTTGTGATTGCGGTCGATCGATCTCGATGAGAAGACGTCATCGACGTCATGCCCTCAACCTTAGGGATATGGCAAATTAGATACATCATGATGAATATCCGCCGGTAGGTTTGATGAATGAGGATGGGGATGGTCATGTATTGTGAGAAGAATATTGCCGCGTAAGTCTGCAGGTCTGTTGTTTTACTGTGGCACTGCCATGTAGCACTTACTGCTTGTCAACAATTGCGTATCCAAGATCGTTGGCGCGTAGAGTTGTTGAATGATGGATTGAGGGATAGCTGTCGTATTGGCTTATTACCGCATTTGACAGGATCCTGTTAGTCTAGGCACAGCGATTCTCAAAGACTGGTCTAGAAAATTAGGAGGCGGCTGGGAAGATAGGAGGCACTCAACTACACGAAGCGGCAAGCCTGCTGGTTGGAGATGCCGTCTAGCGAGAAGCAACGAAGACGTTTGAGCTCAGGCTTGTGTAAAACTACTGACAATGTTGGGCTGGCCGAGTGGCTCATAGCTTTGGGTTTCCTGGTTTCTTGTTGTCCCCCTACAGTGTTCCGAAAACACCCAAACCGGTTTTGAACTCGAGACTCATTCCCGGCCAAGCACGAGAGCCGGAGAGACTCCGACCGGCAAAACTGAATGGCCCACAACACTGTGGTGTAGCTGGTGCCCCGGGTATCTGTGGAAGAGAGGGAACTTGTGTTGCGGTCGGACCAGCCCAAATACTGGGTCACCTCCTGAACTCAGGGGCTATCCTCTGCCAGTCAGGCGAAGAAACCTGTTTTTTTAGAGGCCAAAAACTGTCTTCGAGAGGTATGTATATCTTTGCCTGGGCATCGGTGTGCTAGAAAACACGTATCTTAGTGACGAGTAGAGGAAATTGGATGAACCATCGAGTACACGTCACCAGACATACCACTGCGGGCGGGCTAACGTTTCGACCATTCATTGACTCTAGAAAGTTAGGACAACGGAGCCGCACATAACGAAGAGCCGCTGCTGCTTCAGACCGTAGGAAGGGACCAGTATTTGCAAAGCCCTAGTCCAAGCTAAAAACTCGGCACAAACTTGTCAACCTAGAAGTGGGATCTGCGTTGTATATGTGTTTTCCCGGTCATTTCTCGGTGCGAAGAAAAAAGTGACAACCGATCAACGGCGTACGTCAAACGCAGTCTTACACAATGCTGACGTAGAATGAATTGCCGTCGAAACGACCAAACGTCGCAACCGCCGCAGGCCGCCAGCGACAGCCCAGCCAGAAGGCCGCATGCGGTCAGTCAcgaaaaaggggggaggagcaAAGGATAACCTAGCGGTAGATCCGTAAGCCAATAATGAGAGAGAAAAACAGGTTAACAGGAACATACTCAACTCACATTGACCGCGCGGtttggggggttttttttcgCCACCGGTTTCACTCTGTTTTGGGCCTGTCTGTCCTCTTTCGACTCCCAGCGGAAGTCTCTCGAATGACCGCGGGTTCTTACATTTATGATTGAGTCGGGGTTTTGATGCCTGCCCGCCGCATTGTCGTCGAGATAGCTCGAAACTGACAATGATGCCGAAGGATGAGAGAATTTCTCACGGTGCGGGTGTTTTGTGGCTGTCCTACTGACCACAACAACACATGCTAGTCCCTCTAGAGTCAAAATGTTTCCTCTGCGACGAACTCCGAGTGGGCGGCGGGACTGGCTCCGTTAGCTCGTATGACTAGCAGGTGAAGAAACAGGGGTCGGGAGGTCTGCAGCGAGGGAGATCCGATCCAGCCGGGGCGCGCACGCATTCGCATTTGCACAAGCGCCGGAGGCGGTCTTTCTGTtgagcgacggcggcggtacTTCAAGGTGAAGGATGCAGGTTGGGGCGTTGGCTCAGTTCAGCTCGGCCCAATAGATAGTAACAGTGACGATAACCATTCATGGCTAATGGCAACGGACTTACCGAAAGATGTGACAGGCTTTCGCTTATTACTCGttaccccccctcccttcaaTAGTTGTACGTGTAGACGAATAGACGAAGACAAAGCCATGTGTCAGGCTGTAAAGCTGACAAGGCGGAGCTACACAGAGATTTGGTGACGCttcgatgacgatgacatCGGCCAGCTCTTCAAATACAGGCTACAGCAATCATCTCCACTTGTTCATTGGATTCCCAGCAGCGAGCGACATGGGTCGTGATGGTCGGTCGTGCGGCTTCGCGAATGACCTGGCATCAGTGAGGCCGGGGAAGAGGGGTCGGATTCCTCAAGAATTCAGGAGAGGCACCGGCCACCGGCCAGGGTTGGTTGGATGCACCCAGCCACAATTAAGGTGAAAATGCAGCGATCATTCCAACGGCTCTAAAGAACAGAAGGGGGTGTCCCGAGGACTGGACCCTGAGACTCTGGCCGTAATTGCCGGGACATGACAGGGCCGCCCACAGTCAAGGCTGTTCCCAGACGCACGAGGGACCACGAACAGTTAGTGTATAGCAAGAGAGACGAGAGAGCGAGGGAACAATAAGATCACGCgctgggaggaggggggggggggggggggggagggaaggtAGACGGCGCCAACGGTGTGAAATTTGCTGGCGTTGAGGGTCCCCGCGTGACCCTAGACAGTATCGACAGGGGACATGCATGGGGGAATGCTTTACGCTACTACCCTCCATCCAGTGTCGGATCAGGTTTTTTGCTGATGTTCCCTGGGACAGAAAGTTGGACAAGGTTTCATCCAACCCGTCCGTCGGTGGAGTGGTGACTGCCATTCATCCATTGGAGGCCTGGAACACGGGGttgaggagaaggagatctGCGATATAAATACCTAGGAGAGAGCCGATCTGACGGGTTATAAAGGCCCAAAGTTTCCACCGAGTCGTACCTCTACCGTATCTCTACCGCTGACCATCAAAATCAACATCACTGACAATACCGTACGTACCGTCTTGATGTCCGCTCCAATCCCCAGACCCTCTTCTACCACCACCGGGTCATCCGactcgatggcctcgaccGCAAGCCAGCAATTCACCGGCAGCATGGACTCCTACGCGCTCTCCATGTACGAACACACGAGAAGCCTGATGGCGGCTGCCCATATTCCCTATGGCAGCCCCGCCAGCCTCCTGCTCGCGACCTCTCCGGGCTCTCCCGGCGCGCCCGCCGTAGCCGGAACCAGCTCCGGCGGCGTGGGGAAAGGCCTCCAACCCAGCAACGGCAGCCTTCCTCGTATGGAATCCAGCTGACTTCCGAGTGGGAAGACTCGTTTGGGACGCCATGACTACTCGCACTCTGTGACGAGGTAAGTGGTCCATCTGACGGCATCCTCTTTGGTCTCCGCTAACGTCGTGCTCAGAGTCCGATTGCGCTCGCTCGTTGAGGGATTTTTGAGCAAGTAAGATCACTCCCTCTACCAGTATTCCTTCCACCTATGCGGTTGCTAACCTGATGCTCCCAGGCTTCGCGGATGAAAGCTGCTCGATTACCAGTACCCCTCGTCCCATTGCTGCCAACCGAAACCTTCCGAAGGAACCGCAACAACAAGTCTCCGGTTTGTCTCGAGACTGCATCATACACTACCCTGCTGTCGGCGTGGCCTTTGGCCCTGGTCGACGGCGTAGCTAGCGCCGCTCGACGGGACAAGACACATCCCTGCGGTGCTCTCAAGGGTGCAGACAACCGACATGACCTTTGTTGTCCCTCGCGATGTTCGGCCTCGGAAGCCCCGATTGCTGGGGATCTCTAATGTCTAATGCCGACTTGAACGTCGCCTGTCTCGCACGAATTTATTTTGATTTTCGAACTTTTTACACTACGAAACACGCGGAGTTGGGACACTTTGGATGAATGAACGCAAGTTTTAAGGCATACGTAGCTAGATAGAGACCTTGGTCTGCTCGATTATGATACCCCCCCCATATTGAATTCCACGTTTGGATAACACAATTTGCTCTCTTGCTTCCTCTTACCCTCTCATCGACCCATCGTGACTCGTGGTTCCCTCTGCCCCTCGAATAACGGGGCTGAGTTTCGGATGTCGTACCGTGACCTCGGCTGGGCCGCTCTGCGTGACTCGCCGTATCGGTCCGTCCGCCTCCGGCATGTCCCATGGGATTTGTCGtcattcccaaactaccgTTACCCCTTGATAGCTGGAGGGATGGTTAGGCCTGGCTCTAACACACAATGCTTATACAACGGTTGTCTCAGCGTAGATGCCTACGCATCCTGGGACATTGGACAGGGAACTTGTCGGCCCAGACCGGTCTCGACTTTCTGACGGCCTGCAAACTGGGCAAATGACGCGCACGAGTGTTGGTTCGAGCACCAACCCGGTCCAAAACTTTGGAATACAAGGCTTCTGAGCATCATAGCTTAAGGGATAACCCGATTGTGCAGCATGATTTATGTCATGGAGGTTCCTGTTATGCTCGTACCAACGTTCAAGACAGTCCCAACAAGTGGAGAGTTTGAGAGGGAGGCTAAATCCCCGACTTCGCCTATTCCATCCCACGGGATGCGACCCCACCTTGACCGGATGAGAATCTTGAAGTTGCAATCATGTAGCTTGCAGTCCTCGTAAtatcgtcctcgtcgttgtcATCTTTCTCGCCTTAGCTCTCGTCTAATCagcaccccctcccccctttttcttcttctctctttctttgGTTTTCTTAGTGGGAGTCTCTTTCGTCGACTTATCCTTTGAATTGACGGCGTTTTTTTCTTTAATTTGGCAAGAGTCTCGTTCTTCGGGCTCGTTTTCGATTTGACAACGGTCTCATCTTTCGACTTCGGAATGCATTTGGAACTTGATCCGACGGCGGTTTCGGATGACGATTTGGCCACAGCGCCATGTTCCGGTTTGTCTGGCCTCGAGGGTTGGTTTCTTACTACACGTCCGCAATCGGATTATATAGCTTCCCGGATGGACTCGGGAGATTCCACTCAGTTCCATGTTCTggccttttctttccctttgTCCCTGACCCAGCTTCTAGAGATACTGTGTCACATAGTGCTATTACAATTAAGGTTGGCTACCTGGACAACTGCGCTTTTCAAACAACACCCCACTTGGAAGGACGACTGTCTCGCCAATCACCAAGATAGTGTGTGCAAAGCATGTACCCTATACACATCTCACACAACTCCCCCACCCTCTAGGAAGAGGCAAGCAGTGAGATGATGACATTGCAGGCCTCTGGCTTGGTTTACTGTACATTAGAAATAGACTAAAAAGGAGTATAGTATTTGTTGGGAAGCAGTGATGTAACCTGCAGACACAATGATTTGGATCAAGTGAACTTACAGGCTGTGATGTGAACAGCATTTTTTGTTTCTTGCCTTGCTAGAACCTAGCTACCACGTTCCCCTTCTACCCTACACATAATCCTCTAAGGTTTCCAAAAGACACAGGACCAGATATGCCATGCCCATTGACAACACGAGGGGGCTCATGAGGCGCAAGGGCAAGGTGAACCAAAAGCCCTTGCGCCTTGCAACCTGGTAGCCTGTCCCACGATGCAGGTGAAGGAGTAGTCAAAATCAAGGTGAAGCCAGGTTGCCAGAATCTTCCTGTCGACTCATATTTGGTCTTCTTCCATGCACAAAGAAACGCCAAAAACAGATCCAAAGGTTAGATTCCGAAATCATGATCCATTGACCAGCAACATTGACTATATATAGATGAATAGCAACCACTATCCGAAACCCCCCTCAACGCCTTCGGGCTCTGGACGCTTGATCCTGCCGTATTTTCCGCAGGCTATCGCGCAGGGCTACAGCAGCGGCGAGGGAGTGGATgaaggaggtggaggaggaagagaagaagaagcaaaggatgaacaagaagaagagataACCTCGGTGGGTTCGTTGGCGTGAGTTCCCCCTTGGATGAGAGTTGTGGCCATGACAGCAACAGAAGTCAGGATCACCCAACTAATCGACTGAAAGGTactgggacgagggcgacaaTCTTCAGAttgatggtgacgatggTGCTTTGGCCTATAGCTTGGCCAACTTCGAACCCAGCCCTAATGCCGCTGTTACTGCCGCCCCTGTATCTGACTTCGGCCCCTACATGTCGAGTATCTCCTACGTCCCAACTTTCACCTTTGGCCTGGCTCACGCACCTGGCCCAGGCCCGATCTTTGGTCCGGTTGCCGCCCTCAACCCGGCTTCCGCCTTCAACCTGACTGCGAACTCTATCCCAGCTTTACCCTCCGCACCGGCTTTCACCTTTGCTCGAGCTCCAGCGTTTATCACACCTTCTCCCTCTGCCCCTACCCAGGCACTTGTTGCAGCTACAGCTCTCCCTTGGGTGCCGGCCCCGGCCGTCACTGCTCAGCCTCCGGTTGGTCCTCTGGGTTTCTGGACCATGAGAaacatcctcgtcggcccCAGCTGGCAAGGCCCGCAGGGACAGCTCCCTCAGTGGCACCACGATAACCTACGAGCGCAGAGATCCGTTGGTGATTGGCCCAAAGACAGAGACGGAATCCGGTACTGTGCCAAGTGCAACACGTGGCTCTTCCATCCGGCCTTCTTCGAGCGGGATGACCGCTCACGGGGCCGTGACACGCGGACCTGTAACCGGTGCGCGTGGCGCCTCTGGCAAGGCCAGAACCGCCATAGCCCGAGAGACGAATGGCTGCGGGCAGTGCAGCCTGTCATGATGCAGCTCAAGAGCGGCGAGCCGGGTTATGGCCATTGATGCGCGTGAACAGCCATGGCGCAGGTGGAGCCAGGTGAAGGGTCAGAGATACAGAGACAGTGGAAGGCGTGGAAGGCATGGGTCAATAGGTATGTACAAAGGACGCGGTCGTCCATCCCTTCTCTCGTCCAACCCCTGCCTTGCCTCACCCGATCTGGACCAGGCTCGTCCGAGCCACCTAGCCGTGTTTGAGTGGGCGCGGCGGGGCATAAGGCTTTGAGCCGCCTGATGTCTCGTCTGGGTTGACGGTCGATATCAGATGCATTTTGTGTCCATGCGTTGGAGCCCCTGTCAACCATGGGACCATGGGACGGGACGACTGTCGATGACGACATCTATTTGTTGAAAAGCGGGAGCGGTGGAGGAGTTCTGTCTGTCTGGGCTGTCTAGGAAGGTCGCCAGGGACTGGACGCTTTAGGACAAAGCCGGATGACATGAGATCTTATGAAGATCAGACGCTGACCGAACCGTGGAAGCAGATTGATCTTCTAGAAAAGgccggcgggcgagggcaagACGAGCTTTGTAATGACCAGACGAACAGACgtagagggagagggggttgAAGTTCGAAAGGTGTGTCTGAAtagaaaaaaagacaagCTCTCATACCAAGGTGTGTAGATTATGGTGTCTATCTGCAGCTGGATATGCGTCGAAGCATAAGTCCATTCCGGCTTTGGGCAGCAGAAAGACATCAAGACATAACAGCATGGAGACATTCGCCCCTCACTCGGCAGTAGTGGAAGATGTGTGTTGGTATCTTGTACTAGAACCGAGAGCCATGAGCGAGCGGCAAGGTGAGATATAAGCTGTGAGCCATGACACAAACAGAGGCCATGAGCCACGAGCCATGAGCCACGAGCCATGAGCCACGAGCCATGAGCCATGAGCTATGAGATAAGAAGACAGGAGTGACAGGCGGCAGAATTGTTTGGCGGCTGGTAGCGAGCGCTACCACCGAAACTTGTTCCGGCGCATCGGGTCGGTACAAGTACCTATCTGTCCACTGCAGAACTGGCGCAAGGACACACTAAGTTTAGCTGCCCAACCATGCTGCCTTGCACCCAAGCTTCCCTCATCCGGCTAAGCGAGAAACTCCACAGCAGCAACGGGAACTGCACTATTGGTCAGACCAGAGATGAGCTCCGGAACCCGCG from Colletotrichum higginsianum IMI 349063 chromosome 4, whole genome shotgun sequence includes:
- a CDS encoding Carboxylic ester hydrolase, with amino-acid sequence MMCNVKFVATFAGLLASVSAGPSVRLGNGLTVQGRIVPDAPKVAEFLGIPYAAPPLDDLRWEPPQPYVVPQSSSPFANGTVLNATSLPPSCWQYISIHPAIQRVDVPEFMIGDAGMDEDCLTASVWVPADAVPAGKQTETEGEDEGLPVIIWFYGGGFETGGTDVPYQMPQNWIQRSQSHILVTFNYRMKLFGFPNSAALEEQNLGLMDQRFAVEWIRDNIAQFGGDPDRMTIWGHSAGAVAVDYYSFAYAEDPIVRGLIMDSGTAHLDQLMNHDDSHSNFTFVAQQLGCGNLTDAAAELACMRKIPAEKLERFVADYKDSEVSPSIGFSPQVDNKIVFANYTEKAALGEMSDLPAIIGFNAAEGLFLAPYDAENGPDPAVADSLSYTFFWCPTTKTTNERLAAGRTTYRYYYSAVFNNTSPRPWMGAYHGSELPMIFGTHADFRGNSTAFEYELSHVMMDAYAAFVKDSTAGLDAIGWPAYTADSRLVRSYGENNNVTAGRRTLSAIEEECAALGLL